The following are from one region of the Sphingomonas oryzagri genome:
- a CDS encoding integration host factor subunit beta — protein MIRSELVQRVADANPELPLKDIERLVSSIFEAISAHLVAGGRVELRGFGAFSTRARDARTGRNPRTGEPVEVSAKRVPYFKPGKEMRERLNVA, from the coding sequence ATGATCCGGTCCGAACTTGTGCAGCGGGTGGCGGATGCCAATCCGGAACTGCCGTTGAAGGATATCGAGCGCCTCGTTTCCTCGATCTTCGAGGCGATCAGCGCGCATCTGGTGGCGGGTGGCCGCGTCGAACTGCGCGGCTTCGGTGCTTTTTCCACGCGCGCGCGCGATGCGCGCACCGGCCGCAATCCGCGCACGGGGGAACCGGTCGAGGTATCCGCCAAGCGCGTGCCCTATTTCAAGCCGGGCAAGGAAATGCGCGAGCGGCTGAACGTCGCTTAG
- a CDS encoding M56 family metallopeptidase: protein MIAWIVQTLIASALLMAIVLMLRAPVTRTFGARAAYALWLLPVLRMVLPPLPGWRMIGVPVFVWQGPETTVGLVDPATAVQLAHEVVRSGHMRVASHLTPIAPDLPVQMILAPQPAPPLASGIGWGALLLAVWLGGALLWFAWQMIRYRAFLDRAMRDARPLTRECGIDVLLSDQVDGPVAAGIVRRRIFLPADFMQRYTPEERRLALVHEAAHHDRLDLPANLVGLAVLALHWWNPLAHRAYRAFRSDQELACDATVLAGAQAGDRLAYGRAVLKSASARMPGVACALSHKAQLKERIVMMARKPIGASRLVMGGMVAVAAIGGGLLLTASGTAFAQDVHPVEFTGPAPASVEAARVEAAHAAKQAEEAGRRAEADGRRAAAVAERVSRSAEADADRMSAEANRRAALAEAAARKAANEAAVAGANAAEIQRTALATARSNLAAKCAAAGTPVDAQADWRAPATCGRMREMIRTSLQNARAAIVASPGLTDAQRAAALANLDRSIADSDRDMQDAENAPTS from the coding sequence ATGATCGCCTGGATCGTCCAGACGCTGATCGCCTCGGCCCTGCTGATGGCGATCGTGCTGATGCTGCGCGCGCCGGTGACCCGCACGTTCGGCGCGCGTGCCGCCTACGCGCTTTGGCTGCTGCCGGTGCTTCGCATGGTGCTGCCGCCGTTGCCGGGGTGGCGGATGATCGGCGTGCCGGTCTTCGTCTGGCAGGGGCCGGAGACGACGGTTGGCCTCGTCGATCCGGCGACGGCGGTGCAATTGGCGCATGAGGTGGTCCGATCCGGACATATGCGGGTCGCATCCCACCTCACGCCGATCGCGCCCGATCTGCCGGTGCAGATGATCCTGGCGCCGCAGCCCGCGCCGCCGCTGGCGTCGGGCATCGGCTGGGGCGCGCTGTTGCTGGCAGTGTGGCTCGGCGGTGCGCTGCTGTGGTTCGCGTGGCAGATGATCCGCTATCGCGCCTTTCTCGATCGGGCGATGCGCGATGCCCGGCCGCTGACCCGCGAATGCGGTATCGACGTGCTACTCAGCGATCAGGTCGACGGGCCGGTGGCCGCCGGCATCGTCAGGCGCCGGATCTTCCTGCCGGCCGATTTCATGCAGCGCTACACACCCGAGGAGCGGCGGCTGGCGCTGGTCCACGAGGCGGCGCACCATGATCGCCTCGATCTTCCCGCCAACCTCGTGGGTCTCGCCGTGCTGGCGCTGCACTGGTGGAATCCGCTCGCGCACCGGGCCTACCGGGCGTTCCGATCGGATCAGGAATTGGCCTGCGACGCCACGGTGCTGGCTGGCGCGCAGGCCGGGGATCGCCTCGCCTACGGGCGGGCGGTGCTCAAGTCGGCGTCGGCGCGGATGCCCGGTGTGGCCTGCGCGCTCAGCCACAAGGCCCAGCTCAAGGAGAGGATCGTCATGATGGCCAGGAAACCGATCGGCGCATCGCGCCTCGTCATGGGCGGGATGGTCGCGGTCGCCGCGATCGGCGGCGGGCTGCTGCTCACCGCATCCGGCACCGCTTTCGCGCAGGATGTGCATCCCGTGGAGTTCACCGGCCCCGCGCCGGCGTCGGTGGAGGCGGCGCGCGTCGAGGCGGCGCACGCCGCGAAGCAGGCGGAGGAGGCCGGTCGCCGCGCCGAGGCCGATGGTCGCCGTGCGGCGGCGGTGGCAGAACGCGTCAGCCGATCGGCGGAGGCGGATGCGGACCGGATGTCGGCGGAGGCCAACCGTCGTGCCGCGCTGGCCGAGGCCGCGGCGCGCAAGGCGGCGAACGAGGCGGCGGTGGCGGGCGCCAATGCGGCGGAGATCCAGCGCACCGCTCTCGCCACCGCGCGCTCCAACCTCGCCGCGAAATGCGCCGCCGCCGGTACGCCGGTGGATGCCCAAGCCGACTGGCGGGCACCCGCCACCTGCGGCCGGATGCGCGAGATGATCCGCACCTCGCTCCAGAATGCGCGTGCGGCGATCGTGGCTTCGCCCGGCCTCACCGACGCGCAGCGGGCGGCGGCGCTGGCCAATCTCGATCGCTCGATCGCGGACAGCGATCGCGACATGCAAGACGCGGAGAATGCGCCGACCTCCTGA
- a CDS encoding BlaI/MecI/CopY family transcriptional regulator has protein sequence MAERISEAELTVMEALWSAPAPLTAQEVHDRIGDAREWSDRTVKTMLGRLLAKGVLAHEEDGRRYLYRPAVKRDAYVAGESRRLVDRLFGGRAAPLVAHLAEGEGLSQDDIAELEALLKELKA, from the coding sequence GTGGCCGAACGGATCAGCGAAGCCGAACTGACGGTGATGGAGGCGCTGTGGTCCGCGCCCGCGCCGCTCACCGCGCAGGAGGTGCACGATCGCATCGGCGATGCGCGCGAATGGAGCGACCGCACCGTCAAGACCATGCTCGGCCGGCTGCTCGCCAAGGGCGTGCTGGCGCATGAGGAGGATGGCCGCCGCTACCTCTATCGCCCTGCGGTGAAGCGCGACGCCTATGTGGCGGGTGAGTCCCGCCGGCTGGTCGATCGGCTGTTCGGTGGCCGCGCGGCCCCCCTGGTTGCGCATCTGGCGGAAGGCGAGGGGCTTTCCCAGGACGACATTGCCGAACTCGAGGCACTGCTGAAGGAGCTCAAGGCATGA
- a CDS encoding PilZ domain-containing protein has translation MKAVIQMRREDPRREARHFAHRDGEIEPVGSDSVAGVVTDLSRSGFRILVDEPLAPESVVWLKVGGQGPFMARVVWYDGAAAGCEFAGRLHPDIVAGLLEG, from the coding sequence ATGAAGGCAGTCATCCAGATGCGGCGGGAAGATCCGCGGCGCGAGGCGCGCCACTTCGCGCATCGCGACGGCGAGATCGAGCCGGTCGGCTCGGACAGCGTGGCGGGCGTCGTCACCGATCTCTCCCGCTCGGGCTTCCGCATCCTCGTCGACGAGCCGCTGGCGCCGGAAAGCGTCGTGTGGCTGAAGGTCGGCGGGCAGGGGCCGTTCATGGCCCGCGTCGTCTGGTATGACGGCGCCGCCGCCGGCTGCGAATTCGCCGGCCGCCTCCATCCGGATATCGTCGCGGGCCTCCTCGAAGGCTGA
- a CDS encoding ABC transporter substrate-binding protein: MIRSVPLALAALALVAGCRRHDDAGPIEASVIGPAFSAHADADGGPLAAPQAALIGATGQGLLRFDASGQIVPGLAARWIVGDGGRSLIFRLPDLPAPGVRPIDAEAIAQRIRAAIAADSRNRLKPLLGAIDEVDAVTPQVIDIELKAPRPNLLQLFAQPDLAMGEPGRGPFAITEARKGTLRLRALPDRDADPDETPRLPPAVRLRAQTAGRAVAWFVAGATDLVQGGRFTDLPVAQAATLPRGALHFDPVKGLFGLAFVRADSGFIADAGNRRALSMAVDRESVGTSLGLPNWSPAAAIVAAGTPEIEHPAMPPWSTTPLADRQAQARGTIDRWRSAHGAPPVLRIAMPAGPGARLLFAAIARGWRSIGVSAVAVGPDDAADLRLIDEIAPADVASFYLRSFACDRQVACSDVTDRLLVEARDADSLAERTVLLIQADALMADNTPFIAFGPPVRWSLVAPSLDLYRDSPWAIHPLNELRTPLKR; encoded by the coding sequence ATGATCCGCTCCGTCCCCCTTGCGCTCGCGGCGCTCGCCCTGGTCGCCGGTTGCCGGCGGCACGACGATGCCGGCCCGATCGAGGCGAGCGTGATCGGCCCCGCTTTCTCGGCGCACGCCGATGCCGATGGCGGGCCGCTTGCCGCACCGCAGGCGGCGTTGATCGGCGCGACCGGACAGGGCCTGCTCCGCTTCGATGCCAGCGGGCAGATCGTCCCCGGCCTCGCCGCGCGCTGGATCGTGGGCGACGGCGGGCGCAGCCTGATCTTCCGCCTGCCCGATCTGCCCGCGCCGGGAGTGCGGCCGATCGATGCCGAGGCGATCGCCCAGCGCATCCGCGCCGCGATCGCGGCGGACAGCCGCAACCGGCTGAAGCCGCTGCTCGGCGCGATCGACGAGGTGGATGCCGTCACGCCGCAGGTGATCGACATCGAGTTGAAGGCGCCGCGTCCCAACCTCCTCCAGCTCTTCGCCCAGCCCGATCTGGCGATGGGCGAGCCGGGGCGCGGCCCTTTCGCCATCACGGAGGCGCGGAAGGGCACACTGCGCCTGCGCGCGCTTCCCGATCGCGACGCCGATCCGGACGAAACGCCGCGTCTGCCTCCGGCGGTGCGGTTGCGCGCCCAGACCGCCGGCCGTGCCGTCGCCTGGTTCGTCGCCGGGGCGACCGATCTGGTGCAGGGCGGACGCTTCACCGATCTGCCGGTCGCCCAAGCCGCGACGCTGCCGCGCGGCGCGCTGCATTTCGATCCCGTAAAGGGCCTGTTCGGCCTCGCCTTCGTCCGCGCGGACAGCGGCTTCATCGCCGATGCCGGCAATCGCCGCGCGCTCTCGATGGCAGTCGATCGCGAGAGCGTAGGCACATCGCTCGGCCTGCCGAACTGGTCGCCCGCCGCCGCGATCGTCGCGGCCGGTACGCCGGAGATCGAGCATCCCGCCATGCCACCATGGTCCACCACGCCCCTCGCGGACAGGCAGGCGCAGGCACGCGGGACGATCGACCGGTGGCGGAGCGCCCATGGCGCGCCACCGGTGTTGCGCATCGCCATGCCCGCCGGGCCGGGCGCGCGCCTGCTGTTCGCGGCGATCGCGCGGGGGTGGCGATCGATCGGCGTCAGCGCGGTCGCGGTCGGGCCGGACGATGCGGCGGACCTGCGCCTGATCGACGAGATCGCACCCGCCGACGTCGCCAGCTTCTACCTGCGCAGTTTCGCGTGCGATCGACAGGTGGCCTGCAGCGACGTCACCGACCGGCTGCTGGTCGAGGCGCGCGACGCCGACTCACTCGCCGAGCGCACGGTGCTGCTGATCCAGGCCGACGCGCTGATGGCGGACAACACGCCGTTCATCGCCTTCGGCCCGCCGGTCCGCTGGTCGCTGGTGGCGCCGTCGCTCGATCTCTATCGGGATTCGCCGTGGGCGATCCACCCGCTGAATGAACTGAGGACGCCCCTCAAGCGCTGA
- a CDS encoding DUF4112 domain-containing protein — protein sequence MPMTDHFDRLADQAKLGRDPASVRRRIEHMEHLLEGLITVPVLNRRIGLDVILDVLPVAGDAVAAALGAYIVWEARNLGMSKWQMTRMLGNVGFDFALGLIPWVGAIPDFFFRSNTMNLKMIKRHLDKHYPQAAIVEGEVVRR from the coding sequence ATGCCGATGACCGACCATTTCGACCGTCTTGCCGATCAGGCGAAACTCGGCCGCGACCCCGCCTCGGTGCGGCGGCGGATCGAGCATATGGAGCATCTGCTCGAGGGGCTGATCACGGTTCCGGTGCTCAATCGGCGCATCGGCCTCGACGTCATTCTCGACGTGCTGCCGGTCGCCGGCGACGCGGTGGCCGCCGCGCTCGGCGCCTATATCGTCTGGGAAGCGCGCAACCTCGGCATGTCGAAATGGCAGATGACGCGGATGCTGGGCAATGTCGGTTTCGACTTCGCGCTCGGCCTGATCCCGTGGGTCGGCGCGATCCCCGATTTCTTCTTCCGGTCCAACACGATGAACCTGAAGATGATCAAGCGGCACCTCGACAAGCATTACCCGCAAGCGGCGATCGTCGAGGGCGAGGTGGTGCGTCGGTAA